The following coding sequences are from one Sulfitobacter sp. HNIBRBA3233 window:
- a CDS encoding beta strand repeat-containing protein gives MKLTKIGFAASTALCLSMASAYADSNEAYLTQTKDNHSALIDQSDGSGNKAGRSDGAILQFGRNTTLGNTLTIDQDGSNNAVGTGQVAAGENTGFYQLNQSGPGSTATISQDSSGTAAALGNSIVKVYQRSETASASGSLLVATQTGDENEITSVSQRRNGSTDGSTAGRLGHTATLSQTGNDNLIALVNQSGANQSAVLSITGNSNGRGTLSGLAAVGAADSSAVQSGSSNRLNYMVSDGDNNQFGFLQAGNGNSAEGLTILGDRNELGIYQSGNTNTVSLAAVTGDDNVIGLTQNGVGNTASASILNGGSNNEFGIMQNGVTNVASLSIDGDDNGLSSSTGLFGVAATVGGLDGMISQWGTSNEATLTVVGNGNAFALGQGAALGDGNGNLITGVVSGNNNAAAVSQLSNGNTAVFTQTGNGNAAGISQGVTSPTT, from the coding sequence GTGAAACTTACGAAAATTGGCTTCGCGGCATCCACTGCATTGTGTCTGTCCATGGCCTCCGCCTATGCGGACTCGAACGAGGCGTATCTCACTCAGACGAAAGACAACCACTCCGCACTGATTGATCAGTCGGATGGCAGCGGAAACAAGGCAGGCCGCAGCGACGGCGCGATCTTGCAATTCGGCCGGAACACAACTTTGGGTAATACGCTTACCATTGATCAGGATGGTAGCAATAACGCGGTCGGTACAGGTCAGGTTGCAGCCGGTGAGAACACGGGTTTCTACCAGTTGAACCAAAGCGGCCCCGGCAGCACAGCAACTATTTCGCAAGATTCCTCCGGGACAGCAGCGGCGTTGGGCAACTCCATCGTGAAGGTCTATCAGAGATCCGAAACGGCAAGTGCTTCCGGTAGCCTTCTGGTGGCCACGCAGACCGGTGACGAGAACGAGATTACCAGCGTTTCTCAGCGGCGCAACGGGTCCACAGATGGATCTACCGCAGGCCGCCTTGGCCACACGGCCACTCTATCGCAAACAGGGAACGACAACCTGATCGCACTGGTCAATCAGAGCGGCGCCAACCAGTCCGCGGTACTGTCCATCACCGGCAACTCCAACGGTCGTGGTACGCTCAGTGGACTTGCGGCGGTCGGTGCAGCTGATTCCTCCGCCGTTCAGAGCGGTTCCAGCAACCGTCTGAACTACATGGTGAGCGACGGCGACAACAACCAGTTTGGCTTCTTGCAGGCAGGTAACGGCAACTCTGCCGAAGGGCTGACCATTCTTGGTGATCGCAACGAACTGGGCATCTACCAGAGCGGCAACACAAACACTGTCTCGCTCGCCGCCGTGACCGGGGACGATAACGTGATCGGCCTGACGCAGAACGGCGTCGGCAACACGGCGTCGGCAAGCATTCTGAATGGCGGAAGCAATAACGAATTCGGCATCATGCAGAACGGTGTGACCAACGTGGCGTCCCTTTCCATCGACGGCGACGACAACGGCCTCAGCTCTTCCACGGGCCTTTTCGGTGTCGCGGCGACAGTGGGTGGTCTGGACGGTATGATTTCCCAGTGGGGCACCAGCAACGAGGCAACGCTGACAGTCGTCGGGAACGGCAATGCCTTCGCGCTCGGTCAGGGCGCCGCGCTTGGCGACGGTAACGGCAACCTCATCACAGGTGTTGTGAGCGGAAACAACAACGCCGCCGCTGTGTCCCAGTTGAGCAACGGCAACACGGCAGTGTTCACGCAAACCGGCAACGGCAATGCGGCGGGCATCAGCCAAGGCGTCACATCGCCCACAACCTGA
- the pcaC gene encoding 4-carboxymuconolactone decarboxylase — protein MTDRLEQGNATRRSVLGDAHVDRAATAQTDFDAPFQTLITEGAWGTVWADDTITRRERSMLTLALLAATGNFEEIPMHIRATHATGASPQDVMQAFMHVAIYAGVPRANHAIKLAKQTYAEMEVEL, from the coding sequence ATGACGGATAGGTTGGAGCAGGGCAATGCAACCCGTCGCAGCGTGCTGGGCGACGCCCATGTCGACCGCGCCGCTACCGCGCAGACCGACTTTGACGCGCCCTTCCAGACGCTGATCACGGAAGGGGCGTGGGGCACCGTCTGGGCCGACGATACGATCACACGGCGCGAACGCTCGATGCTGACGCTTGCCTTGCTGGCCGCGACCGGAAACTTCGAGGAGATTCCGATGCACATTCGCGCCACCCATGCGACCGGCGCCAGCCCGCAGGATGTCATGCAGGCCTTCATGCATGTTGCGATCTACGCGGGTGTGCCAAGGGCCAACCACGCGATCAAGCTGGCGAAACAAACCTATGCCGAGATGGAGGTGGAGTTGTGA
- a CDS encoding beta strand repeat-containing protein, with the protein MKRAFFASASTLAVLVATAGYADENRAAMVQDGSFNAGLIEQDGRKNTSALRQSGDTNSASVTQTGSDNIAARLGLGADPVERALTQVGDRNDLTVEQTGDGEILFRSFQRGRTGAAAAQNTATVVQGGGDDNLVSSLRQVNRDASGAVNTMTVTQSGDGNIIGRRPATGTGPSLDQLGSGNSMTVTQSGKSNGAASRGNPRTGDFGAFVGPFGVEQGTALQDGNTNTLVYDAMGNLNLFGTEQVGRMNTATAVVTGNRNENLLLQNGSTNDAIQTIDGNANDVVTLQYIGDNTASTIISGSRNTAVTDQFSGGGSNTSSIVIDGDLAAGDGNDVKILQDGANQSAVDIFGDRSEVYVDQDGTNTSTIGITGATEGNGNYVDVNQQNAGVLPNTSAIAISGDRNDVVVDQIEQNRLTVSVTGAADAGSPDEGNGNTLSIFQFGLNVGTLSVSGDRNNVILFQNGDRMTANNVATITISGTSNEGDANSVRVDQTGLDGIATVDITGDRNDVTVSHRGGNTASVLIGGANGGEGDRNVLRVRQSNTPSGGLQNIVNASIYGSENNTAVSFTGADAIAAAGTEGTGLEPGDIFQRGHGNNIELSIGELTFESNSNSVAFSQRGYNNTIIGTISGGDANQVAVVQVGNANMTSFNQIGSFNVLGVTQ; encoded by the coding sequence ATGAAACGCGCATTTTTCGCTTCTGCATCCACACTGGCCGTTCTTGTTGCGACGGCAGGCTACGCCGATGAAAACCGGGCCGCGATGGTTCAGGACGGATCGTTCAACGCCGGTCTGATCGAACAGGACGGTCGCAAGAACACCTCGGCCCTGCGCCAGTCCGGCGATACAAACAGCGCATCCGTCACACAGACCGGATCCGACAACATCGCCGCGCGTCTGGGTCTGGGGGCTGATCCGGTCGAGCGTGCGCTGACGCAGGTAGGCGACCGCAACGATCTGACCGTTGAACAGACCGGCGACGGTGAAATCCTGTTCCGCAGTTTTCAGCGCGGCCGCACGGGTGCGGCGGCAGCGCAAAACACCGCGACGGTGGTTCAGGGGGGCGGGGATGACAACCTTGTCTCCAGCCTGCGGCAGGTCAATCGCGATGCAAGCGGCGCGGTGAATACCATGACGGTTACGCAATCTGGCGATGGGAACATCATCGGACGGCGGCCCGCAACGGGGACGGGGCCAAGCCTTGACCAGCTCGGCAGCGGCAACAGCATGACCGTTACGCAGAGCGGCAAAAGCAACGGCGCCGCGTCACGCGGTAATCCCCGGACAGGTGACTTTGGTGCTTTCGTCGGCCCCTTCGGTGTCGAGCAGGGAACGGCATTGCAGGACGGAAACACCAACACGCTGGTCTATGACGCCATGGGCAACCTGAACCTGTTCGGCACCGAGCAGGTCGGCAGGATGAACACCGCGACCGCGGTCGTCACCGGAAACAGAAACGAAAACCTGCTGTTACAGAACGGTAGCACGAACGATGCAATCCAGACCATTGACGGCAATGCAAACGATGTCGTTACGCTCCAGTACATTGGCGACAACACCGCCAGCACAATAATCTCGGGGTCGCGCAACACGGCGGTCACCGATCAATTTTCCGGCGGCGGTTCAAACACCTCTTCCATCGTGATCGACGGTGATCTGGCCGCGGGCGATGGAAATGACGTGAAAATCCTTCAGGACGGCGCAAACCAGTCGGCGGTGGACATTTTCGGGGACCGTTCGGAGGTCTACGTGGATCAGGACGGCACGAACACGTCGACAATAGGGATCACGGGCGCGACCGAAGGAAACGGCAACTATGTTGACGTAAATCAGCAAAACGCCGGTGTCTTGCCGAACACCTCCGCCATCGCGATCTCGGGTGACAGAAACGATGTTGTCGTCGATCAGATCGAGCAAAACAGGCTGACTGTCTCGGTGACCGGTGCCGCAGATGCCGGTTCGCCGGACGAAGGAAACGGCAACACGCTGAGCATTTTTCAATTCGGCCTCAACGTCGGCACACTGTCCGTCAGCGGTGACCGCAATAATGTGATCCTGTTCCAGAACGGCGACCGGATGACTGCGAATAACGTCGCGACGATCACCATCAGCGGCACCTCCAACGAGGGGGATGCAAACAGTGTCAGAGTTGACCAGACCGGTCTTGACGGTATCGCAACTGTGGACATCACCGGTGACCGCAACGACGTCACCGTCAGCCACCGCGGAGGGAATACCGCGTCAGTCCTCATCGGCGGCGCGAATGGTGGCGAGGGCGATCGCAACGTCCTGAGAGTGAGACAGTCCAACACACCGTCTGGCGGTCTTCAGAATATTGTCAACGCGTCGATCTATGGCAGCGAAAACAATACGGCGGTTAGCTTCACCGGTGCCGATGCGATCGCCGCCGCAGGCACAGAAGGCACTGGCCTTGAGCCCGGTGATATCTTTCAGCGCGGACACGGCAACAACATCGAACTGTCGATTGGCGAGCTGACGTTTGAATCGAATTCCAACTCCGTTGCATTCAGCCAACGGGGTTACAACAACACTATCATCGGCACAATCTCCGGTGGCGATGCCAATCAGGTCGCCGTGGTACAGGTCGGCAACGCGAATATGACCAGCTTCAACCAGATCGGCAGCTTCAACGTGCTTGGTGTGACGCAGTAA
- the pcaH gene encoding protocatechuate 3,4-dioxygenase subunit beta codes for MSDTGNGGFVPRDRSWQPDALTPAYKTSVKRSPQAPLLSFPTSLSEETSPVFGHGILGPLDADLVHNFAAADQSAIGPRIIVHGSVRDEMGRPVPDALIEIWQANAGGRYRHRKEGYIAPLDPNFGGCGRVVTDAQGHYEFRTIQPGPYPWPNGMNDWRPAHIHFSVFGHGFAQRLITQMYFEGDPHIPLCPIVGVLKSQEAVDALTARLDIHRTLPMDARAYRFDIVLRGRRQTYFENRAEGL; via the coding sequence GTGAGCGATACAGGCAACGGCGGCTTCGTCCCGCGCGACAGGTCGTGGCAACCCGATGCGCTGACACCGGCTTACAAGACCAGCGTGAAACGCAGCCCGCAAGCGCCGCTTCTGTCCTTCCCAACCAGCCTGAGCGAAGAAACGTCACCGGTTTTCGGCCACGGTATCCTTGGGCCGCTGGATGCTGATCTGGTTCATAACTTTGCCGCCGCAGACCAGTCGGCCATTGGCCCGCGGATCATCGTCCACGGCTCTGTCAGGGACGAAATGGGCCGTCCCGTTCCCGATGCGCTGATAGAGATCTGGCAGGCCAACGCCGGGGGGCGCTACCGGCACCGCAAGGAAGGGTATATCGCGCCGCTCGATCCCAATTTCGGCGGCTGCGGGCGCGTTGTGACGGATGCGCAGGGACACTATGAATTCCGCACGATCCAGCCCGGCCCCTATCCTTGGCCCAACGGGATGAACGACTGGCGTCCCGCGCATATCCACTTTTCTGTTTTCGGGCATGGGTTTGCCCAGCGTCTGATTACTCAGATGTATTTCGAAGGTGATCCGCATATCCCCCTGTGTCCGATTGTGGGCGTCCTGAAATCGCAGGAGGCCGTCGATGCGCTGACCGCCAGGCTGGATATTCACCGCACCCTTCCGATGGATGCGCGTGCCTACAGGTTCGACATCGTGCTGCGGGGGCGTCGCCAGACCTATTTCGAAAACCGGGCAGAGGGGCTGTGA
- a CDS encoding GbsR/MarR family transcriptional regulator, translating into MPDTSATADTRSEFIEKVGMITQAEGLPRIAGRVFGLLIFDGDAVSFGDLATRLEVSRGSISNSIRLLEERGLVKRIARPGDRQDYFQLAPRPYLSLLEGVQKRTRLFRDEIAQTIDALPADADATARVREYAAFYASIHAGLAVAVDDLKKEDADKPRLAPEGSKDLEDDH; encoded by the coding sequence ATGCCGGATACCTCTGCCACCGCCGATACCAGATCCGAATTCATCGAGAAAGTCGGTATGATTACGCAGGCCGAAGGCCTTCCGCGCATCGCGGGACGTGTCTTTGGCCTGCTGATTTTCGACGGAGACGCGGTTTCCTTCGGGGATCTTGCAACGCGGCTCGAGGTGAGCCGCGGCAGCATCAGCAACAGTATCCGACTGCTCGAAGAGCGTGGTCTGGTCAAAAGGATCGCCCGCCCCGGCGACCGGCAGGATTACTTCCAGCTGGCGCCCCGGCCCTATCTGTCCTTGCTGGAAGGTGTGCAGAAGCGCACGCGGCTTTTCAGGGACGAAATTGCGCAGACAATAGATGCCTTGCCCGCCGATGCCGATGCGACCGCCCGCGTGCGCGAATATGCAGCATTCTATGCCTCGATCCACGCGGGTCTGGCCGTTGCTGTCGATGACCTGAAAAAAGAAGATGCAGATAAGCCCCGGCTGGCGCCGGAGGGGTCGAAGGATCTAGAAGATGACCACTGA
- the pobA gene encoding 4-hydroxybenzoate 3-monooxygenase: protein MKTQVAIVGGGPSGMLLAQLLHVRGIDSVVLERKTKDYVLSRIRAGVLEQGLISLMEEAGCADRMHAEGFTHNGTLISYGDEMFRVDFTEHTDKPVMVYGQTEVTRDLYAARERAGGPIEFEVEDVEIHGADTTSPYLTYRVGTQERRLECDFVAGCDGFHGVSRQTIPLDVRREYEKVYPFGWLGVLSETPPVNEELIYANSERGFALCSMRNDTLSRYYIQCSLSDSPNDWTDAAFWEELKRRIPKDQADKLVTGPSIEKSIAPLRSFVTEPMRWGRLFLCGDAAHIVPPTGAKGLNTAASDVHYLYNALRDFYENGSEAGIDGYSEKALDRVWKTERFSWWFSSLLHRYPDQSPFDIKMQVAELEFLRSNKAAQRAMAENYVGLPY from the coding sequence ATGAAAACTCAGGTGGCGATTGTCGGCGGCGGGCCATCGGGTATGTTGCTTGCCCAGCTGTTGCATGTCCGTGGCATCGATAGCGTTGTGCTGGAGCGCAAGACCAAGGACTATGTCCTGAGCCGCATCCGCGCCGGCGTACTGGAGCAGGGTCTGATATCACTGATGGAGGAAGCGGGCTGCGCCGACCGGATGCACGCCGAGGGCTTTACCCACAACGGAACGCTGATCTCCTACGGTGACGAGATGTTCCGCGTCGATTTCACCGAGCATACGGACAAACCGGTGATGGTGTACGGCCAGACCGAAGTCACCCGTGACCTTTATGCCGCGCGCGAGCGGGCCGGCGGACCGATCGAATTCGAGGTCGAGGATGTCGAGATACACGGTGCCGATACGACGTCGCCGTATCTGACCTACAGGGTGGGAACGCAAGAGCGGCGGCTGGAATGCGATTTCGTTGCGGGCTGCGACGGTTTCCATGGCGTCAGCCGCCAGACCATTCCGCTGGATGTGCGGCGCGAATACGAAAAGGTGTATCCGTTCGGCTGGCTGGGTGTTCTGTCGGAAACGCCACCGGTCAACGAAGAGTTGATCTATGCCAACTCCGAACGCGGTTTCGCGCTCTGCTCGATGCGCAACGATACGCTGAGCCGCTACTATATCCAGTGCTCGCTGTCCGACAGCCCGAATGACTGGACCGATGCGGCATTCTGGGAAGAGCTGAAGCGCCGGATTCCCAAGGATCAGGCAGACAAGCTGGTGACAGGCCCCTCCATCGAAAAATCGATCGCACCGCTGCGGTCCTTCGTGACCGAGCCGATGCGCTGGGGTCGCCTGTTTCTGTGCGGCGACGCCGCGCATATCGTGCCCCCAACGGGTGCGAAGGGGCTGAATACCGCCGCTTCCGATGTTCATTACCTCTACAATGCCCTGCGCGATTTCTACGAAAACGGGTCCGAAGCTGGCATAGATGGCTACTCCGAAAAGGCGCTTGACCGCGTCTGGAAGACCGAGCGTTTTTCGTGGTGGTTCTCGTCCTTGCTTCACCGCTATCCCGACCAGTCCCCCTTTGATATCAAGATGCAGGTGGCCGAATTGGAATTCCTGCGCTCGAACAAGGCCGCACAGCGCGCGATGGCGGAAAACTATGTCGGATTGCCCTACTGA
- the pcaG gene encoding protocatechuate 3,4-dioxygenase subunit alpha, whose amino-acid sequence MTAKTEYLRESPSQTAGPYVHIGCTPNFADMRMYDGDLGRVMKTGPVKGEEITVKGTIRDGTGTVLRDAMVEIWQPDAQGLFASANESRGQADPNFTGWGRCPTDMETGEFTFETVKPGAVPWPDGRMQAPHITVWIVARGINIGLHTRIYFADEEDANATDPILSRIEHQNRVRTLLATRDGDGAYRFDIHLQGPDETVFFDI is encoded by the coding sequence GTGACGGCAAAGACCGAGTATTTGCGCGAAAGTCCCAGCCAGACGGCCGGGCCCTATGTCCATATCGGGTGCACACCGAATTTCGCCGATATGCGCATGTACGACGGCGATCTCGGGCGCGTCATGAAAACCGGTCCGGTGAAGGGCGAAGAAATCACCGTCAAAGGCACGATCCGCGACGGAACCGGGACAGTGCTGCGCGATGCGATGGTGGAAATCTGGCAGCCGGATGCGCAGGGTCTGTTCGCCTCCGCGAACGAAAGCCGTGGACAGGCGGACCCGAACTTTACCGGATGGGGCCGTTGCCCCACCGATATGGAAACCGGCGAATTTACCTTCGAGACGGTCAAGCCCGGTGCCGTGCCGTGGCCCGACGGGCGGATGCAGGCGCCGCATATCACGGTCTGGATCGTGGCGCGGGGCATCAACATCGGCCTGCACACGCGGATCTATTTCGCGGATGAAGAAGACGCCAACGCCACCGATCCGATCCTGTCGCGGATCGAACACCAGAACCGCGTGCGCACCCTGCTTGCGACCCGCGACGGGGACGGCGCTTACCGGTTCGACATTCACCTGCAGGGGCCGGATGAAACGGTCTTCTTCGATATCTGA
- a CDS encoding efflux RND transporter periplasmic adaptor subunit: MTTEKHDTDAAARQDPAGPERLEFESDRGASRSTWLAALLVLLIVGWMGSGFILPSEPEETPVSRADPEPVAVAVTTSTAQSVTQFFQAEGQALPDRDTSLRAETSGDVTEVLVTKGEDVTAGQVIARLNSSSNEADARRAAEALVQAQREFDNAQALLERGVATQDRVTEARAALATAEAQVTQTEQAAEALTITAPFDGRIETLDLDAGEFVSVGADVGRLVDITPLTVAIQVPQQSLTRLEVGQPATVRFITGEEREGTVTFVGTSAASETRTFLAEIEVPNADGVIPAGISAEVIIPTGQVTAHFTSPSVVSLDTEGALGVKTVNADNIVEFYPIQVVKAQIDGIWVTGLPETVDVITVGQGFVNAGEVVAPAAQEMSGE; encoded by the coding sequence ATGACCACTGAAAAACACGATACCGACGCTGCGGCGCGGCAGGATCCCGCCGGGCCCGAACGTCTGGAATTTGAGTCAGATAGGGGCGCATCGCGGTCTACCTGGCTCGCGGCACTTCTGGTCTTGTTGATCGTGGGGTGGATGGGCAGCGGGTTCATCCTGCCGTCGGAGCCCGAAGAGACACCGGTATCGCGCGCGGACCCGGAACCGGTCGCCGTTGCGGTGACCACGTCCACGGCACAAAGCGTGACGCAATTCTTTCAGGCCGAAGGTCAGGCGCTGCCGGATCGCGACACGTCGCTGCGCGCCGAGACATCGGGGGACGTGACCGAGGTTCTGGTCACGAAGGGTGAGGATGTCACGGCGGGGCAGGTGATTGCCCGTCTCAACTCGTCAAGCAACGAAGCGGACGCGCGCCGCGCCGCAGAGGCGCTGGTGCAGGCCCAGCGTGAATTCGACAATGCGCAGGCCTTGCTGGAGCGCGGCGTGGCCACGCAAGACCGGGTGACAGAGGCGCGTGCGGCGCTGGCCACCGCCGAGGCGCAGGTCACCCAGACCGAACAGGCGGCAGAGGCGCTGACGATCACCGCACCCTTCGACGGGCGGATCGAAACGCTCGATCTGGACGCCGGTGAATTCGTCTCGGTCGGTGCTGATGTCGGGCGCCTTGTCGATATCACGCCCCTGACGGTTGCCATTCAGGTGCCGCAGCAGTCGCTCACACGGCTTGAGGTCGGGCAGCCCGCGACCGTGCGGTTTATCACCGGCGAGGAACGTGAGGGCACGGTTACCTTCGTCGGCACCTCTGCCGCTTCGGAAACGCGCACGTTCCTTGCCGAGATTGAAGTGCCAAACGCAGATGGTGTGATCCCTGCCGGGATCTCGGCCGAGGTCATCATCCCGACCGGGCAGGTCACAGCGCATTTCACCTCGCCGTCGGTGGTGTCGCTGGACACTGAAGGGGCGTTGGGTGTGAAAACCGTCAACGCCGACAACATCGTCGAGTTCTACCCGATCCAGGTCGTGAAGGCGCAGATTGACGGCATCTGGGTGACCGGCCTGCCCGAGACCGTCGATGTCATCACGGTCGGTCAGGGCTTTGTCAACGCGGGCGAGGTCGTGGCACCCGCCGCGCAGGAGATGTCAGGTGAATAG